The proteins below are encoded in one region of Sulfitobacter sp. SK012:
- a CDS encoding HAD family hydrolase, giving the protein MDSILFSGGVQRRVSSKNWHSEIIAGGYRAVIFDCDGTLVDSSETHFKSFQAAVRAQGYDLNRRWYAHRTGLDRQSLLSAFSADVSGPFDVHLATRQSIDAFISTATEVSPIVATVELVQTIGQSHPLAVGTNAEVEVATASLQAINLLGYFDLVVSVSDDLPAKPAPDIFTRAIQKLGFPAAKTLVIEDSAEGVRAAVAAGSDVFQVIHC; this is encoded by the coding sequence ATGGATAGCATCCTGTTTTCCGGTGGAGTCCAGCGACGGGTCTCGTCAAAGAACTGGCACTCGGAGATCATCGCGGGCGGTTACCGCGCGGTGATTTTTGACTGTGACGGGACGTTGGTCGACAGCAGCGAAACTCATTTTAAATCATTTCAGGCCGCCGTGCGCGCGCAGGGGTATGACTTGAATCGCCGCTGGTATGCACACCGAACAGGCCTTGACCGCCAGTCACTCCTGTCGGCCTTCTCGGCGGATGTGTCGGGACCTTTTGACGTTCACTTGGCGACTCGGCAGAGCATTGATGCGTTTATCAGCACGGCAACTGAAGTGTCGCCCATTGTCGCAACGGTTGAGCTTGTTCAAACGATTGGCCAGTCGCATCCACTGGCAGTGGGAACCAATGCGGAAGTTGAAGTCGCAACCGCCTCCTTGCAGGCGATCAACTTACTGGGGTATTTCGACCTCGTTGTTTCAGTCTCTGATGATCTTCCTGCAAAACCAGCCCCCGACATCTTTACTCGCGCGATCCAAAAATTGGGGTTCCCGGCGGCCAAAACGCTGGTCATTGAAGATTCTGCAGAAGGTGTGCGCGCCGCGGTCGCGGCAGGATCAGATGTCTTTCAGGTCATCCACTGCTGA